From Bacillaceae bacterium S4-13-56:
GGAAATACGTACGCATCCTTTGAACCAGCCATTGATTATATTGTAGTGAAGTTACCGCGCTTTCCTTTTGATAAATTTTCTGAGGGGAATCGTACACTTGGAACACAGATGAAGGCAACCGGAGAAGTGATGGCGATAGATCGTTCCTTTGAAGGGGCTTTAAATAAAGCGATTCGTTCTCTAGAGATTAAACTATTTGGGTTGAAGACGAAAAATGTTTCAGCCATGGATGATGAGACATTGGTGGAACACCTTCGTACGGCGACAGATGTAAGGCTGTTCGCAATTGCTGAGGCCTTTTATCGAGGAATGAGTGTATCAGATGTTCAGTCACACACTGAGATTGATCCGTGGTTCTTGGAGAGCATTCGTGGGTTAGTGCAGTTGGACTTGGAGTTGTCGGGCTATACTTGGGAGACCGTTCCATTGGAACTTTTGCAAAAAGCAAAGAAGAAAAATGTTAGTGACCACCGAATAGCATCGATTTTTGGTATCCCTGAAAAAGTGGTTCGGAGAAAGTGGAAGAACCTTGATTGGAAGCCAGGCTACAAATTAGTAGATACATGTGCAGCAGAATTTGATGCAGTAACACCGTACTACTACTCTACTTGGCAAGGAGAGGATGAGGTAGAACCCTCTGAGAAGCCTAAGATTTTAGTTATTGGATCAGGTCCGATTCGAATTGGGCAGGGAGTAGAGTTTGATTATTGCTCTGTTCATGCAGCACTTGCTGTGAAGAAGCTAGGGTATGAAGCAATTGTCATCAATAACAATCCGGAAACAGTGAGTACGGATTACTCTATTGCCGATCGACTTTATTTTGAACCGTTGGCGGTGGAAGATGTTCTTCAGATCATTGAGAAGGAAAAGGTCCAAGGGGTACTCATTCAGTTTGGGGGACAGACAGCTATTAATCTGGCTTGGGAATTACAGGAGGAAGGCATACCTATTTTGGGGACTTCTGTTGAGGCTATCGATGCCTTGGAAGATCGAGAGCAATTCTATCAGTTTCTTAAAAAGTTAGAAATACCTCATATCACAGGTGCAACAGCTTCTAGTGGAGAGGAAATTTTGAAGAAAGCACAATCTATTGGCTATCCAGTGTTGGTAAGGCCATCCTACGTGATAGGCGGGCAATCGATGTTTATTTTTCATGATGAGATTGAACTAGAGAAGTATGTCAGTCGTCTTGAGAAAGAAGAACAGGGGGAAAAACTATTTCCATTGTTAGTTGATTCTTATATTCCTGGAGTGGAATGTGAAGTTGATGTAATCAGTGATGGAAAAGATGTGGTCATCCCTGGCATAATGGAGCATGTGGAAAAAGCGGGAGTTCATTCGGGAGACAGCACTATGATTTTTCCACCCGTCACCTTGTCTGAGAAGACGAAGGATACTCTTGTTCAATATGCGACACAAATAGCTGCTAATGCCCCCATCATTGGAATGATGAATATTCAGTTTGTAGTATCTGCTGATGTGGTTTATGTGCTTGAGGTAAATCCGCGTTCCTCTCGCACGGTACCCATTATGAGTAAGGTAACAGAAACCGAGATGGTGGAGCTTGCTGTTCGTGTTCAACTTGGAGAAGAGCTTCATTCAATAGGTGATGGTGAGACAGGTTTATTAAAAGAGCCATCTTTCTATTCCGTAAAAGTGCCCGTTTTCTCCTCTGCAAAATTAAACGGAGTGGACTCCATTTTAGGTCCTGAAATGAAGTCGACAGGAGAGGTCTTAGGACTTGGAAATACGGTAGAAGAGGCGATGCAAAAGGCCGTTTATTTTGATGAGAAGCAAGTGGGACTCTCTATTGAAAAAGGATCTTATCTATTTTGTTCCATATCCGAACCAGCAAAAGCAGAAAGTCTATCATTGATTAAGATGGCAGTGGAGAAAGGATTCCAAATCATTGGGACTACAGGCACTGTGGAGTTTTTAGAAGAGAACGGTGTAAAAGCACTTGAAGTTGAAAAAGACGAGAACCAACTTGAAGACTGGTGGAAATCTGACAAACTAGCAGGAGTATTGAATATCCCGACGCAAGGTCGCAGCCAGGAAAAGTTAGGATTTTTCATTCGGGAATTGTCGGTAAAATACCAGGTTCCTTGTTTTACAAGTTTAGATACGTTTGAAATGGTGTTGGGGTTAGAAAAAGATGTTGATGCTATGGTTCGTTCCTTAGGTGAGTATCACGAGAAAAAACAATATGTCATGAGGTGATGAGATGGGGAGTAAAGTTGAATGGCCCATAAAGAATGTGGGAGTAAATCATAAGGATTTTGTTACGATTGCGGATTACTCAACGGGAGAGATAATGGCTCTTCTTCAAGATGCGTTACAGATGAAAAAGCTTCAGAAAGCTGGCAAGGCTGACCCGGTGCTTGCGGGGAAAGTGCTTGGAATGATTTTTGAAAAGTCATCAACAAGAACACGTGTCTCCTTTGAAGTAGGAATGCTACAAATGGGAGGTCATGCTATTTTCCTAAGTTCAAAGGATATCCAGCTTGGACGTGGAGAGAGCATATCGGATACGGCGAAGGTTTTATCTCGTTATGTGGATGGGATTATGATCCGCACCTTCGAGCATTCCAAAGTGGAAGAACTCGCTTACCATGCGACAGTTCCGGTCATAAATGGATTATCGGATTTACATCATCCTGCTCAGGTGCTGGCTGATCTACTAACCATTCTTGAGAAAAAAGGAAAGCTGGCTGGATTAAAGCTAAGTTATATTGGGGATGGATATAACAATATGACTCACTCGCTCATGGAGGGTGCAGCAAAAGTAGGAATGGATATTGCGGTTGCTTGTCCAATGGGTTATGAACCGAATCAGCAAATTACCAATCAGGCGAAGCAGTTTGCAAAGCAAATGGGAAGCAGTGTAGTCGTGACTAGTGATCCAGTGGAAGCGATCCAGAATGCTGATGTGATTGTAACGGATGTATGGACCAGTATGGGGATGGAAGAGGAAGCGGAGAAAAGATTAAAGGACTTTGAATCCTATCAGGTGAATAAGGAACTGTGTAGCCATGCTAAGTCGGATTATATTTTTCTCCATTGCTTACCAGCCCATCGTGGGGAAGAGGTAACATCAGAAATTATCGATGGTCCACATTCTGTTGTTTTTGATGAAGCAGAAAATAGACTTCATGCACAAAAAGCCATTCTAAAAGCATTGATGAATTAAGTGTTCCTTTAGAAGTGTCTAGTTCATGGAGAAAACGCAGAGTCTGAACTTAATCTATAAACCTATTTGAATACTTACATCGAACTTTTAAAAAAAGCCGTGGTAAATCGATTGAAATTTTTCTGAAAAGATGTTATTTTTTTAATGCAAAATGTATAAACATACTGTATAATTAATAATTATTCACTAGGAATACACGTGAGGAGTGGTTTTAACATGGCAAAGGAAAAAGTGGTGTTGGCATATTCAGGAGGTCTAGATACTTCTGTTGCAATAAAGTGGATCCAAGAAAAGTATGGTTATGATGTGATTGCTCTTGGTTTGGATGTTGGGGAAGGAAAGGATCTTGAGGCAATTAAGGATAAGGCCTTAAAGGTTGGGGCTATTAAGGCTTATATTACAGATGCAAAGGAAATGTTGGCAAAGGAATATATCGTTCCAGCTTTAAAAGGAAACTGTTTGTACGAAGGGAAGTATCCAATCTCTTCTGCATTATCTCGTCCGTTAATTTCCAAGCTGTTAGTAGAAGTTGCGAAGCAGGAAGGTGCAGTTGCTGTTGCCCATGGTTGTACAGGAAAAGGAAATGACCAGGTTCGTTTTGAAGTAGCTATTCAGGCCCTTGATCCAGATTTACAAGTGATAGCGCCAGTTCGTGAATGGGGCATGACTCGTGACGAAGAACTAGAATATGCCGAGCAAAAAGGGATTCCTGTTCCAGTTAGCAAGGAAAATCCATTCTCTATTGATGCAAACATTTGGGGGCGTGCATGTGAAGCGGGGGTTCTTGAAAACCCTTGGAATGAAGCGCCTGAAGCTGCGTTTGATTGGACCAATCCGATTGAGTTAACGCCAGACGAAGCGGAATATGTGGAGATTACTTTTGAAGAAGGTGTTCCTGTTGCGTTGAACGGAGAGGAAATGGACCTTGTTCCTTTAATTGAAGAGCTAAACCTACTTGGCGGAAAGCACGGGGTTGGACGTATTGACCATATCGAAAACCGCCTTGTCGGCATTAAGTCTCGTGAGGTTTATGAAAACCCGGGAGCTTTAATTTTAATCAATGCTCATAAGGAGCTTGAATTTTTAACTCTTCCACGTGAGGTAACTCAATATAAAGCGAATGTAGATCAACAGCTTTCTAAGCTAATCTATGACGGTCTATGGTATTCACCGTTAAAGTCTGCTTTGGATGCTTTTATCAATGAAACTCAAGAAGTGGTATCTGGTACGATTCGTGTGAAGCTCCATAAAGGCAACCACATGGTCGTGGGCCGTAAATCAGAACACAGCCTTTACAATGAAGAATTGGCCACATACTCAAAAGGGGATGCCTTTGATCACAATGCGGCGGTAGGGTTCATTAAACTTTGGGGACTTTCTACTAAAGTTTACTCTCAGGTGAACCAAAAGAAGCCCGAAAAAGAGGTTGTTTTGGCGAAATAGTCTAGATGGATTATACTATAAGCAATCAACGAAGAGCGTCGCTTTTTAGGGCGCTCTCTACTTTTGTACTGGAGGAATGAATCATGTCAAAATTATGGGGCGGACGCTTTACCAAAGAAACAAATAAGCTTGTGGAGGAGTTTACGGCTTCTATTAACTTCGATCAAAAATTAGCACTCGAGGACATTGAGGGCAGCTTGGCCCACGTTCAAATGTTGGGTGATTGCAACATTATCCCATTGGAGGATGTTGATAAAATTAAAGATGGCCTCCAACAAATTAAGGGTAAGGTTTTGGACGGAACTATGGAATACTCCGTGGCTGATGAAGATATTCATATGAATATCGAGAAGCAGCTCATTGAATTGATTGGTCCTGTTGGTGGAAAATTGCATACGGGACGCAGCCGGAATGACCAAGTGGCAACGGATATGCACCTGTATTTACGTACGAAAACAAAGCAATTGATTGAATTGGTTCAATCTGTCCAAGAAGCTTTGATTGGTCAGGCTGAGGAAAATGTGGAAACCATTGTTCCAGGATACACACATCTTCAACGAGCCCAACCAGTTTCTTTTGGCCATCATTTAATGGCTTACTTTTGGATGTTTGAGCGTGACAAAGAGCGTCTAACAGATAGTCAAAAGCGTATCAATTGGCTTCCTCTTGGAGCTGGGGCTCTTGCGGGAACAACTTTTCCTATTGAACGTGAAAAGGTGGGTGATATCCTTGGTTTTGACATGATCTATCCGAATAGTATGGATGCTGTTAGTGACCGTGATTTTATCGTCGAGTTCCTTTCTATTGCTTCGTTAATCATGACTCATATTTCTCGTTTGTCGGAGGAAATGGTGATCTGGTCCAGTCAGGAATTTCAATTTATCGAGCTTGATGATTCTTTCTGTACTGGTTCAAGCATTATGCCACAAAAGAAAAACCCTGATGTTCCTGAACTCCTTCGTGCAAAAACGGGCCGCGTATATGGAAACTTGATGGGACTGCTTACTGTGTTAAAAGGTCTTCCATTAGCCTACAACAAGGATATGCAGGAAGATAAAGAGGGGATGTTCGATACAGTTGAAACATTAGAAGGCTCTCTGAAACTGTTGGCTCCAATGATTGAAACAATGACTGTTAATCGTGAGGTCATGCGCCAAGCCGTGAATCAAGACTTTTCTAACGCAACCGATATAGCCGATTATTTGGTCACTAAAGGTCTTGCTTTCCGTGAAGCCCATGAGATCATTGGAAAAATTGTTCTTTATTCCATTAAAAATGGAAAGTTTTTGTTGGACCTTACAATGGAGGAATATAAGCAATTTAGTATTCTGTTTGAAGAGGATATTTATAAAGTATTAGCTCCTGACAACGTTGTGGCGGCTCGCTCTAGTTTTGGAGGGACAGCGCAGAAGCAAGTAGCTGCACAAATTCAGTTAGGGAAAGAGAGAATGAAATAAGAGTCTTGTTTGAAAGGTGTCTGCCTCGTTTGGGGTGGGCACTTTTTTAATTTAAGTTTTGTTGGTGAAAAAATAATAAAAGATCTCGCTTTATTGAGTTTCGTAGGTGGTTGAGGGCCAAAACTCGATTATAAGGCTTTCTTAATTAAGTTTTGTGGATGCTAGAGAGGTCAAACTCAATAATAAGGCTTTTTTAATTAAGTTTTGTAGATGCTAGAGAGGTCAAACTCAATAATAAGGCTTTTTTAATTAAGTTTTGTAGATGCTAGAGAGGTCAAACTCAATAATAAGGCTTTTTTAATTAAGTTTTGTAGATGCTAGAGAGGTCAAACTCAATAATAAGGCTTTTTTTATCGAGTTTCACCGATGGTAGAGTGCTAAAACTCAATTATAAAGCGTCCTTTATTGAGTTTTGACAACGAATGATGAATAAAAGTGAATTAAAAACCGTTTTTAATTAAGTTTCTCTGCTAAATCAAAGATAAAAGTGAATTATAGCAAGCTTATAATTGAGTTTTGCCAAAAATTTCATGTTCAAACTAAATAAAGGTTGACCTATAATTGAGTTCCCCTAATAATTAGAAGCCAAACAAAAAATTACCAACCTCTAAGTCGAGTTTTACATCTGGAACAGTCCTGTAAATGAATTAAGAACTCGTAATTCAGAAAGAAAAATCCCCCTCTCAAATCAATTGACTATCTCATAAAATCGTATTATAGTTAAATACGTTAACAATTAAACAATGAAACTATTATGGATGTGAATAGAGATGAAAAAAGAACATATTCAAGAACTTATTGATCGTTATGTTTATTTATCTTTTTCAGTAACAAAAAAGGCTGAGGCATTGATAACAGAGCAAATTGGAGCAGAATTGACTTATGACCAACAGTATATGCTCAGATACATTAAAAATACCCATCAATGTACATCAACGGAGCTAGCGGAAGTTTTTGATGTAAAAAAGAGTGCAATCACTGCTATTATCAATCGTCTCGCGGCAAAGGGATTGATTGAGCGTACGAGGGATGAGGATGACCGTCGAGTCGTTTATTTGACCTTGTCTAAGGGGGGAGAGGATCTATTTCAAAGAACAGAGGAGCGGGTACATTGTGCAGTTGAAAAAATAATACGTAAATTTGATCCGCAGGAAATTAAAGATTTTCTTAAAACCTACGAAAAGCTTGGAAGAGTATTAACGGAGATTAAAGTAGAGTCACAGGAGGAGTGATCATGAGAGGAATAATCAAGGGGAAATGGTTTATTGTTTTAGCTTGGATTGCAGTTACTGCTGTGCTTGTTACGACAGCGCCTAATATGGCAAATTTAGTAAGTGAAAAAGGGGAATTAGAAGTTCCCGAGGGATATTCGTCAACGTTAGCTTCTGAAATTCTAGCAGAGGTCCAAGATGGTGAGGAAACTACCGTAGCCTTAGTTTTTCATGAAGAGGATGGAAAAGCACTCGACATGGCTATGGTGGAAGAGGCAATCCAACGCCTTGAGGATAACAAAGATAAGTTAGGAATTGCGAGTATTACCACCCATTTTGACCAAGCAGAGCTAGAAGGCCAATTGGTAACAGAAGATAAGGATACTGTCTTAGCTTCTATAAGTATCGATATCCAAGAACGTGGTCCTAAAGAAGTTTCTGAATTGCTATATACAGAGATTGAAGACATTGATGTCGCCCATTACTATACAAGTAACTGGATGATCAACGAGGATTTGAATGAGAATGCGCAGGAAGGATTAAAGCGTACAGAAGGTATCACCGTAGTCTTTATTTTAATAGTGTTATTATTGGTATTCCGCTCATTCGTTGCGCCATTTGTTCCACTTTTAACCATTGGGTTAACATACTTAGCTTCTCAATCAGTAGTTGCATTTTTAGTTGATCAGTTTAACTTTCCAATATCATCCTATACGCAGATTTTCTTGGTAGCCATTTTATTTGGTATAGGAACGGACTATTGTATTTTGCTACTCAGTCGCTTTAAGGAAGAGATGGGAAATCATGAATCTCTAACGGATGCAATTGTGGAAACCTATCGTACTGCTGGAAAAACCGTTTTTTATAGTGGTTTAGCTGTAATGACAGGTTTCGCTGCGATTGGATTTTCTCAATTTAAACTCTATCAATCTGCTTCTGCTGTAGCGATTGGTGTTGCCCTATTACTTTTAGCTTTAACAACTATAGTTCCATTTTTTATGGTGGTTTTAGGTAAAAAATTATTCTGGCCAACACGTGGAAAAATTGAACATAAAGAGAGTAAGTTTTGGGATACGCTTGGACGTTTTTCCATTGCACGTCCGTTGTTAGCTCTTCTAATAGTAGGAGCTATCACCATCCCATTTCTAGCAACCTACGATGGAGAATTATCCTATAATTCCCTGAATGAGATGGGAGATGATGTGGCATCTGTAAAAGCCTTTAACATTATTTCTGACGGGTTTGGACCTGGAGAATCCATGCCAACCCAAGTTATTATTAAAAACGATGAAGAAATGGATTCTTCGGAGTATATAGTTTTAGCCGAAGAAATTAGTAATGAGTTAGCCAAGATTAATGGAGTGGACGTTGTACGCTCTGTTACTAGACCAACCGGAGAAATACTAGATGATTTATTCGTATCCTCTCAAGCTGAACAACTTAAGGATGGAATCACAGAAGCTAATAATGGAGTGAAAGAAATCAGTGATGGACTCCACGAAGCTAGCTCTGAAATGAAAAAATCCGAGCCTCAACTGGAAGAGGCAGTAGATGGAATTGAACAGCTTGTAACGGGAACAAATGAATTAAAGGAAGGAATTGTTCAACTGCAAGGTGGACTTTCCGAAATTGAACAAGGATTAAGAGATAGCTCTCTAGGAGCAGCAGAAGCAAGTAAAGGGTTAGCTGAAATTAAGTCTAATTTTGAAAAATTAGTTGCTGGAAGTAGAGAACTTTTAACAGGATATAAAGAAGCGCAAGCTGGACTTGGACAGTTGTATGGAAAATATGTTGAAGTTGAGGAAGGAGTTCAGCAATTATCTGATGGACTTAAACAGGCTAATCAATATTTCACAGCTCTTGAGAACAACCCTAACTATGAAGGTATAGAGCAAGATCAGTATTATCAAGGTTTAAAAGGGACTGTTCAGGGAGTACAACAACAACTAGCTGGATTAGCTCAAGGACTTACAGAACTAAACGCTAATTTGAATGGTGTTAGCAATGGCATTGCCCAAGCAAATACTTCCTTTGAAAATGACATCCTTGCCAATCAAGAACTTTTAGTTGCTGGGATGGGCGAATTATTAACTGGTTTGGATCAATTACAGTCTGGTTTAGAACAAATGGCGGCTGGCCAAGGAAAAGCTGTTGATAATATTCCATCCATCACAGATGGAGTAGAAGAAATTAATGGTGGTCAGAAAGAGTTATTGGATGGATTCAGTGGACTCGGTGATCAAATGTCTGAGTTAACAGGTGGTTTAACAGACGCTACCGATGGGTTGGATCAAATCTATGAAGGTTTAGAGGAAGCTACAACCTATTTATCTGGCATTGCAGATTCTCAAAATATTGGAATCTATGTTCCAGAGGAAACTTTTGAAACTGAGGAGTTTCAGGAGTTACTTGACCATTACTTGTCAGATAACAAAAAAGTAATGACTATGGATCTAATCTTTAGTGAGAATCCATACTCAAGCGAAGCAATGGATCAAATCGAGCCAATTAAAGAAACTATTTCTAGAGTTACGAAAGATACCAAGTTAGAAAATGCTCAAGTAGCTGTAGGTGGAATTACAAGTATTAACAAGGATTTAGCCACTATGTCTGATAAAGACTACAGTCGTACTGTAGTGCTTATGTTAATTGGTATTACGTTGATTCTTGTCATCTTGTTAAAATCTATGATCATGCCAATCTATTTAATTGGTTCATTGATTATTACCTATTACACATCAATGGCGATCTCTGAGTTTATTTTCGTAAATATTGTTGGGTATGATGGCTTAAGTTGGGTCGTATCCTTCTTTGCCTTCGTTATTTTAATTGCACTTGGTATCGATTATAGTATTTTCTTAATGGACCGTTTTAACGAATATAGAGGAAAGCCAGTACTAGAAGCAATGCTCGTATCTATGAGAAAAATGGGTACAGTTATTATTTCTGCTGCGATCATTCTAGGTGGAACCTTCGTAGCGATGATGCCATCTGGCGTGCTATCCCTCTTACAGATCGCAACAATTGTGTTAGTAGGTTTGATTCTATACGCTATGGTTGTTTTACCATTGTTTATCCCAGTTATGGTGAAAATCTTTGGTAAAGCTAACTGGTGGCCGTTCGTTGATAAGAAAAAACCCACATCAGTGGATAGAGGAAATACGTTAGACCAATAAAAATGTTTTATTCAGCCTGGGTGCTTTTGCATCCAGGCTTTTTCATTATTG
This genomic window contains:
- a CDS encoding MarR family transcriptional regulator, whose amino-acid sequence is MKKEHIQELIDRYVYLSFSVTKKAEALITEQIGAELTYDQQYMLRYIKNTHQCTSTELAEVFDVKKSAITAIINRLAAKGLIERTRDEDDRRVVYLTLSKGGEDLFQRTEERVHCAVEKIIRKFDPQEIKDFLKTYEKLGRVLTEIKVESQEE
- the carB gene encoding carbamoyl-phosphate synthase (glutamine-hydrolyzing) large subunit, with product MPLRKGLEKVLVIGSGPIVIGQAAEFDYAGTQACLALKEEGLKVVLVNNNPATIMTDQTIADEVYMEPLTVESLDKIIAKERPDGVIGTLGGQTGLNLSVNLYKNNILEKYGVDLLGTSVESIQQGEDREKFRQLMVDIKEPIPESKIIEDYQSGLDFTKEIGFPVIIRPAYTLGGSGGGFAYNEAELERVLKNGLNASPIHQVLVEKSIKGWKEVEYEVMRDENDTCIVVCNMENIDPVGVHTGDSIVVAPSQTLSDVQYQMLRDSSLKVIRSLHIVGGCNIQFALNPKSNEYCIIEVNPRVSRSSALASKATGYPIARMAAKCAVGYHLDEILNPITGNTYASFEPAIDYIVVKLPRFPFDKFSEGNRTLGTQMKATGEVMAIDRSFEGALNKAIRSLEIKLFGLKTKNVSAMDDETLVEHLRTATDVRLFAIAEAFYRGMSVSDVQSHTEIDPWFLESIRGLVQLDLELSGYTWETVPLELLQKAKKKNVSDHRIASIFGIPEKVVRRKWKNLDWKPGYKLVDTCAAEFDAVTPYYYSTWQGEDEVEPSEKPKILVIGSGPIRIGQGVEFDYCSVHAALAVKKLGYEAIVINNNPETVSTDYSIADRLYFEPLAVEDVLQIIEKEKVQGVLIQFGGQTAINLAWELQEEGIPILGTSVEAIDALEDREQFYQFLKKLEIPHITGATASSGEEILKKAQSIGYPVLVRPSYVIGGQSMFIFHDEIELEKYVSRLEKEEQGEKLFPLLVDSYIPGVECEVDVISDGKDVVIPGIMEHVEKAGVHSGDSTMIFPPVTLSEKTKDTLVQYATQIAANAPIIGMMNIQFVVSADVVYVLEVNPRSSRTVPIMSKVTETEMVELAVRVQLGEELHSIGDGETGLLKEPSFYSVKVPVFSSAKLNGVDSILGPEMKSTGEVLGLGNTVEEAMQKAVYFDEKQVGLSIEKGSYLFCSISEPAKAESLSLIKMAVEKGFQIIGTTGTVEFLEENGVKALEVEKDENQLEDWWKSDKLAGVLNIPTQGRSQEKLGFFIRELSVKYQVPCFTSLDTFEMVLGLEKDVDAMVRSLGEYHEKKQYVMR
- the argF gene encoding ornithine carbamoyltransferase, encoding MGSKVEWPIKNVGVNHKDFVTIADYSTGEIMALLQDALQMKKLQKAGKADPVLAGKVLGMIFEKSSTRTRVSFEVGMLQMGGHAIFLSSKDIQLGRGESISDTAKVLSRYVDGIMIRTFEHSKVEELAYHATVPVINGLSDLHHPAQVLADLLTILEKKGKLAGLKLSYIGDGYNNMTHSLMEGAAKVGMDIAVACPMGYEPNQQITNQAKQFAKQMGSSVVVTSDPVEAIQNADVIVTDVWTSMGMEEEAEKRLKDFESYQVNKELCSHAKSDYIFLHCLPAHRGEEVTSEIIDGPHSVVFDEAENRLHAQKAILKALMN
- the argH gene encoding argininosuccinate lyase, encoding MSKLWGGRFTKETNKLVEEFTASINFDQKLALEDIEGSLAHVQMLGDCNIIPLEDVDKIKDGLQQIKGKVLDGTMEYSVADEDIHMNIEKQLIELIGPVGGKLHTGRSRNDQVATDMHLYLRTKTKQLIELVQSVQEALIGQAEENVETIVPGYTHLQRAQPVSFGHHLMAYFWMFERDKERLTDSQKRINWLPLGAGALAGTTFPIEREKVGDILGFDMIYPNSMDAVSDRDFIVEFLSIASLIMTHISRLSEEMVIWSSQEFQFIELDDSFCTGSSIMPQKKNPDVPELLRAKTGRVYGNLMGLLTVLKGLPLAYNKDMQEDKEGMFDTVETLEGSLKLLAPMIETMTVNREVMRQAVNQDFSNATDIADYLVTKGLAFREAHEIIGKIVLYSIKNGKFLLDLTMEEYKQFSILFEEDIYKVLAPDNVVAARSSFGGTAQKQVAAQIQLGKERMK
- a CDS encoding argininosuccinate synthase; the encoded protein is MAKEKVVLAYSGGLDTSVAIKWIQEKYGYDVIALGLDVGEGKDLEAIKDKALKVGAIKAYITDAKEMLAKEYIVPALKGNCLYEGKYPISSALSRPLISKLLVEVAKQEGAVAVAHGCTGKGNDQVRFEVAIQALDPDLQVIAPVREWGMTRDEELEYAEQKGIPVPVSKENPFSIDANIWGRACEAGVLENPWNEAPEAAFDWTNPIELTPDEAEYVEITFEEGVPVALNGEEMDLVPLIEELNLLGGKHGVGRIDHIENRLVGIKSREVYENPGALILINAHKELEFLTLPREVTQYKANVDQQLSKLIYDGLWYSPLKSALDAFINETQEVVSGTIRVKLHKGNHMVVGRKSEHSLYNEELATYSKGDAFDHNAAVGFIKLWGLSTKVYSQVNQKKPEKEVVLAK
- a CDS encoding MMPL family transporter, coding for MRGIIKGKWFIVLAWIAVTAVLVTTAPNMANLVSEKGELEVPEGYSSTLASEILAEVQDGEETTVALVFHEEDGKALDMAMVEEAIQRLEDNKDKLGIASITTHFDQAELEGQLVTEDKDTVLASISIDIQERGPKEVSELLYTEIEDIDVAHYYTSNWMINEDLNENAQEGLKRTEGITVVFILIVLLLVFRSFVAPFVPLLTIGLTYLASQSVVAFLVDQFNFPISSYTQIFLVAILFGIGTDYCILLLSRFKEEMGNHESLTDAIVETYRTAGKTVFYSGLAVMTGFAAIGFSQFKLYQSASAVAIGVALLLLALTTIVPFFMVVLGKKLFWPTRGKIEHKESKFWDTLGRFSIARPLLALLIVGAITIPFLATYDGELSYNSLNEMGDDVASVKAFNIISDGFGPGESMPTQVIIKNDEEMDSSEYIVLAEEISNELAKINGVDVVRSVTRPTGEILDDLFVSSQAEQLKDGITEANNGVKEISDGLHEASSEMKKSEPQLEEAVDGIEQLVTGTNELKEGIVQLQGGLSEIEQGLRDSSLGAAEASKGLAEIKSNFEKLVAGSRELLTGYKEAQAGLGQLYGKYVEVEEGVQQLSDGLKQANQYFTALENNPNYEGIEQDQYYQGLKGTVQGVQQQLAGLAQGLTELNANLNGVSNGIAQANTSFENDILANQELLVAGMGELLTGLDQLQSGLEQMAAGQGKAVDNIPSITDGVEEINGGQKELLDGFSGLGDQMSELTGGLTDATDGLDQIYEGLEEATTYLSGIADSQNIGIYVPEETFETEEFQELLDHYLSDNKKVMTMDLIFSENPYSSEAMDQIEPIKETISRVTKDTKLENAQVAVGGITSINKDLATMSDKDYSRTVVLMLIGITLILVILLKSMIMPIYLIGSLIITYYTSMAISEFIFVNIVGYDGLSWVVSFFAFVILIALGIDYSIFLMDRFNEYRGKPVLEAMLVSMRKMGTVIISAAIILGGTFVAMMPSGVLSLLQIATIVLVGLILYAMVVLPLFIPVMVKIFGKANWWPFVDKKKPTSVDRGNTLDQ